From a region of the Nothobranchius furzeri strain GRZ-AD chromosome 12, NfurGRZ-RIMD1, whole genome shotgun sequence genome:
- the fgf8a gene encoding fibroblast growth factor 8 encodes MRAVPPRLSYLFLHLFAFCFYAQVTNQSPPNFTQHVSEQSKATDRLSRRLIRIYQLYSRTSGKHVQVLPNKKINAMAGDGDEHAKLIVETDTFGSRVRIKGAETGLYICMNKRGKLLGKKNGQGRDCIFTEIVLENNYTALRNARYEDWYMAFTRRGRPRKGSRTRQHQREVHFMKRLPKGQQPTHSSHHQPFDFIQYPFSRRTKRTRYSSER; translated from the exons ATGCGAGCCGTCCCACCCAGACTCAGCTACCT GTTTCTACACTTGTTCGCATTTTGCTTTTATGCTCAG GTAACCAATCAGTCCCCGCCTAATTTCACGCAGCATGTAAGCGAGCAGAGCAAAGCCACGGACCGGCTGAGCCGCAGGCTGATCCGGATCTACCAACTCTACAGCAGAACCAGCGGGAAGCACGTCCAGGTCCTCCCCAACAAGAAGATCAACGCCATGGCCGGGGATGGAGACGAGCACG CTAAACTCATCGTAGAGACCGACACCTTTGGGAGTCGAGTTCGGATCAAAGGCGCTGAGACGGGTCTCTACATCTGCATGAACAAGAGGGGCAAGCTCCTTGGCAAG AAAAATGGACAGGGTCGTGATTGCATATTTACTGAGATAGTCCTGGAGAACAACTACACAGCCCTGAGGAATGCCCGCTACGAGGACTGGTACATGGCCTTCACACGCCGCGGGCGGCCACGGAAAGGCTCACGCACGCGCCAGCACCAGCGTGAGGTCCATTTCATGAAGAGGTTGCCCAAGGGGCAGCAGCCCACCCATTCCAGCCACCACCAGCCGTTTGACTTCATCCAGTACCCGTTCAGTCGAAGGACTAAACGCACCAGATACTCATCGGAGCGTTGA